In Candidatus Cloacimonadota bacterium, the sequence AAGGATGCATACATTATCCCGATTGAGGCATTGGAGTTCAAAGCGCATAAATTAACTATCACTTATTTAATATCTTATGGGCGGTTTGGACTTCAAGGCCGTGCATAATTACACGCCTGCTTTTGAAGTCCATGAGGCCTATTAAATTCAATATCAGCAGGAACTTAATTGGCCTCATGAACTCCAATAGCATTGTTCAGGTTTATAAGAAGATTTAATAAAAAAGTAAAGCGACCGGTTTTTATGCCGGTCGCCATGATATGTATTTAGAGTTATATCTAGTGATGTTTATGGGTAACTTCTTCCACAATTTGGCCGTTACTGATGGAACGTTTGAAATAGTAGGTGTGAAGAAGTTTCTGAGCAAGTGGTGAATTAGGAGCACCTAAGAAGCGTTCGTAAATCTTGAGAACTTCTGGGTTCTTATGAGATTTACGTACCGGCAAAGACCGATCTTCTTCATACAAAGCTAATCCTCTGCGGGCTCGGGATGCGATGTCGTTTCCATAAGGCTGTCCGCCACCGCCAACGCAACCACCGGGGCAAGCCATTATTTCAATGAAGTGCCAGGGAGATTCACCCTTGGTTTTAAGACCTTCGCGTACTTGATCCATAACCTTACGGGCATTGCCTAGACCGTGGGCTACTGCTACCCTCAGATCACCAAAGCCAGGTACGTTAACTGTGGCTTCTTTCACTCCGTCAAGCCCGCGAACTGCTTCTATATCTACATTTTCGAGCTCTTGTCCGGTTACCAGAGTGTAAGCCGAGCGGATAGCCGCTTCCATCACACCGCCGGTAGCGCCAAAGATTGTGCCTGCGCCGGAGTAGAAACTCATTCCTTCATCCGGTTCTTCTTCGGGGATATTGGCGAAGTCTATGCCAGCTTCTTTGATCATACGCAAAAATTCACGGGTTGTAAGTACATAGTCCGTATCTTGAAATCCGCTGTCGCTAAGTTCGGGACGGCGTGCTTCGAATTTTTTAGCTGTACAGGGCATGATTGCTACGGAAACTATTTTGGCAGGATCGATGCCGTGTTCTTGGGCATAGTATGTCTTTGCTAATACGCCAAACATGCTCATAGGGGATTTTGCCGTAGAAACGCAATCCGCCAGATCTGGATAATATGTTTCCATAAACTTAATCCAACCAGGAGAGCAAGATGTGATGAGTGGACGTTTTTCGCCTGCTTTCAGCTTTGCTACGCATTCAGTGCCTTCTTCCATGATGGTAAGGTCAGCAGTGAAATTTGTATCCATTACACTATCGAAGCCTATCTTACGCAGAGCAGCATACATCTTTTTGGGTGTTACGCTGCCCAGAGGCATACCAAATTCTTCTCCCAAAGATACGCGGATTGAGGGAGCTTCCTGCACAATAACGTGTTTGTCGGAATCTAGAATAGCCTCCC encodes:
- a CDS encoding [FeFe] hydrogenase, group A, which gives rise to MTKNVNVWIDGHHLEVPETMTIIEAADKHGIYIPRLCYHPDLPPTANCGVCVVEISGNPVPKRACCTPVAEGMKISSNSKKLRSYRKTLIEMILSNHEVVCPTCSANGKCELQTLANNLGVDPDALPNILEKKPVDYSSPSIIRDPNKCIACGRCITVCNEVQQVYALTTSDRGINSEVTTAFNLGMAQSPCVNCGQCTVYCPTGALRERSEVDEVWEAILDSDKHVIVQEAPSIRVSLGEEFGMPLGSVTPKKMYAALRKIGFDSVMDTNFTADLTIMEEGTECVAKLKAGEKRPLITSCSPGWIKFMETYYPDLADCVSTAKSPMSMFGVLAKTYYAQEHGIDPAKIVSVAIMPCTAKKFEARRPELSDSGFQDTDYVLTTREFLRMIKEAGIDFANIPEEEPDEGMSFYSGAGTIFGATGGVMEAAIRSAYTLVTGQELENVDIEAVRGLDGVKEATVNVPGFGDLRVAVAHGLGNARKVMDQVREGLKTKGESPWHFIEIMACPGGCVGGGGQPYGNDIASRARRGLALYEEDRSLPVRKSHKNPEVLKIYERFLGAPNSPLAQKLLHTYYFKRSISNGQIVEEVTHKHH